One stretch of Bombus terrestris chromosome 5, iyBomTerr1.2, whole genome shotgun sequence DNA includes these proteins:
- the LOC100651563 gene encoding repetitive organellar protein: protein MCPYLMRKRTLPTRNSQESQLKEQSSHPKVKSKKIVTRSSSNMNKQDSKSKKEKVIKQKNKNVSNSTQMSLRESFLNQSKVRVLRSHKNSKNPTNNKLVKKLSPKKRKPPVYKCNSPESPKENTNEIYEFKFDINDSTERVPKKRKKRAVIKKTIAKQKKRNVPVKQVSKEQSTSKPEKIKKRNVVKFEGGEHIESLIKNRNDALKEELVEKPKTDVDMDKEVKDLENIVREENTDETVTKPTILSIEDLSDRRISITNISKTSASHDFKPFRPTNIFNNKLTIQKKDALNYSLFEKSLSPIVKLVEDSQISSSPWRAAPLLTFSQVKNVFQSTPQNDKCDIINKKFLQTLSNESKQFGNITKTKNSLQKNNENINIERHISNSTPKRKNLVNSRKFGTEITNIDHSLQFKSSIEQINERIPTDTENIQLNTTNVTNMFKFDNNENKVKNVLSPKNGFKREATMGKTKINQGNILNMQFDKEKKEYDSQPGPSGLQSYSISNTDRVLRQSNLNNFLNVMEMPQSTTIKTPHGIFDDAQSTPIISRTPKKANVSTMELKNAFGFSDNDSNQEESPIKPKHERNKGEKPIQTDMGRNIKPIRLSIGEIKNKLLTKELKEDIHNKENILTEKKEVQKLEEKNKKSIEIVNFSDTFDILSETGERSVVSAHSIPLFADLEPSHFTQPPRHSYKRKRDLRFNFLEEEDEEEEERIRSTGTKRKKTDKLKKDQEERLLKWVQDINKTFSEIDQHELVVE, encoded by the exons atgtgTCCATATCTAATGAGAAAACGTACTTTGCCAACACGAAATTCTCAAGAGTCACAGTTAAAAGAGCAAAGTTCACATCCCAAAGTGAAATCTAAAAAAATTGTTACACGTAGCAGTTCTAATATGAATAAACAAGATTCAAAAAGTAAGAAAGAGAAAGttattaaacagaaaaataaaaatgtttcgaatTCAACACAAATGTCTTTAAGAGAATCATTTCTAAATCAATCCAAAGTGAGAGTTCTACGTTCTcacaaaaattctaaaaatcccACTAATAATAAATTAGTGAAGAAATTATCTCCTAAGAAAAGAAAGCCACCTGTTTATAAATGTAATTCACCAGAAAGTCCTAAGGAAAATACCaatgaaatatatgaatttaaatttgatattaatgaTTCAACTGAAAGAGTACCaaaaaagcgaaaaaaaagaGCTGTTATTAAGAAAACAATagcaaaacagaaaaaaagaaatgttccaGTAAAACAAGTTAGCAAAGAACAATCAACTAGTAAACCTGAAAAGATCAAGAAAAGAAATGTTGTTAAATTTGAAGGCGGTGAGCATATAGAATCTctgattaaaaatagaaatgatGCATTAAAAGAGGAATTAGTGGAAAAGCCTAAAACAGATGTAGACATGGATAAAGAAGTAAAAGATTTAGAAAATATAGTCAGAGAAGAAAATACTGATGAAACAGTTACAAAACCTACAATTTTATCGATAGAAGATTTAAGTGATAGAAGGATTTCAATAactaatatttcaaaaacatcAGCCTCACATGATTTTAAACCATTTAGaccaacaaatatttttaataacaaattaacCATACAAAAAAAAGATGCGcttaattattctttatttgaaaaatctttGTCACCAATTGTAAAATTAGTAGAAGATTCTCAAATATCCTCCAGTCCCTGGAGAGCAGCACCATTACTTACATTTTCTCAAGTGAAAAATGTATTTCAAAGCACACCTCAAAATGATAAGtgtgatattattaataaaaaattcttgCAAACATTAAGTAATGAATCGAAACAATTTGGAAAtataacaaaaacaaaaaatagtttacaaaagaataatgaaaatatcaaCATAGAAAGACACATAAGTAATAGTACCCCTAAAAGAAAAAATCTTGTAAATTCCAGAAAATTTGGCacagaaattacaaatatagaTCATTCCTTACAGTTTAAGTCTTCAATAGAACAAATAAATGAACGAATACCAACTGATACTGAAAACATTCAGCTAAATACTACCAATGTAACTAATATgtttaaatttgataataatGAGAATAAAGTGAAAAATGTATTAAGTCCAAAGAATGGCTTTAAAAGAGAAGCAACAATGGGTAAAACTAAAATAAATCAAGGAAATATATTGaatatgcaatttgataaagagaaaaaagaatatgATTCCCAACCTGGACCATCAGGTTTACAGAGCTATTCAATTTCTAACACAGATAGGGTATTAAGACaatcaaatttaaataatttcttaaatgtaATGGAAATGCCACAGAGTACTACAATCAAAACACCTCATGGAATTTTCGATGATGCACAATCAACACCAATTATTAGTAGAACCCCGAAAAAGGCTAATGTATCTACTATGGAGTTAAAAAATGCATTTGGTTTTAGTGATAATGATTCTAATCAAGAGGAGTCTCCTATTAAGCCTAAACATGAAAGAAATAAAGGAGAAAAACCTATTCAAACAGATATGGGACGCAATATAAAACCTATTAGATTATCAAttggtgaaataaaaaataagttactaactaaagaattgaaagaagatatacacaataaagaaaatatattaactgAAAAGAAAGAAGTACAAAAGTTAGAGGAAAAGAATAAGAAGTCAATTGAGATTGTTAACTTTTCTGAtacatttgatattttatctGAAACAGGTGAAAGATCAGTAGTTTCTGCACATAGTATTCCACTATTTGCTGATTTGGAACCATCTCATTTTACACAG ccTCCACGACATTCATATAAACGAAAACGTGACTTAAGGTTCAATTTTttggaagaagaagacgaagaagaggaagaaagaataaGGAGCACTGggacaaaacgaaagaaaactgATAAATTGAAAAAGGATCAAGAAGAAAGATTATTGAAGTGGGTTCAAGATATTAACAAAACATTTAGTGAGATAGACCAACATGAACTTGTGGTTGAATAA
- the LOC100651323 gene encoding protein HEXIM1, translating into MSANTTANHRILVNITNMENHDVKTVMEKVSGGIDKVHDVKGVQAEPTPAASSLSVTEQVSLSTGDNTNRNNYINKKTCHKLLIKHSGKFESGSGSGDQEGGQYEDGIDIATKKRKTRRGKPKHRKLKPYSKQQLSYQQQLRYRSRGRLAKTGRQPPAPYNTTQFLMDDHSDLPDLDQKLSEAASSELPATFQKPSAPSRTRDSSFSVDSDEDYFYSSPEDEEEFLTKEFSTAYEDLHAERLSTLSKSELIQEYLQLEAKVDLLTKRLRGKNFHQTEQRDLESNSSSTDSESAKKLKICQQRIDDLMQQNEQLKRENESLRAKRHSSPVSSVDSESDSDSTSNGNRSRCSCLLPNSSSSSELMGYVSRSKSSQRKDSSVSSTDSKSDTCDSSSSDNSKASMTPVNLSNGHVNVQKIDGLPT; encoded by the exons ATGAGTGCTAATACCACTGCAAATCACCGAATTCTggttaatattacaaatatggAGAATCATGATGTCAAAACTGTAATGGAGAAAGTATCGGGCGGCATTGATAAAGTACATGACGTGAAGGGCGTACAAGCAGAGCCGACGCCTGCGGCGTCATCGTTGTCTGTTACGGAACAAGTGTCGCTCTCTACTGGCGACAATACCAACAGAAATAACTATATCAATAAGAAAACC tgtcataaattgttaataaagcattctggaaaatttgaaagtggtagtggtagtggagATCAGGAGGGAGGTCAATACGAAGATGGAATTGATATTgcaacgaaaaaaagaaagactcgTAGAGGTAAACCTAAGCATAGAAAATTAAAACCATATTCTAAACAACAGTTGTCATATCAACAACAGCTGCGATATAGATCTAGAGGTCGATTGGCAAAAACTGGTAGACAACCTCCAGCACCTTATAATACCACGCAGTTTCTTATGGATGATCACAGTGATCTTCCAGATCTTGACCAAAAGCTTTCAGAAGCTGCATCTTCAGAATTACCTGCTACATTTCAAAAACCATCAGCTCCTTCTCGTACACGAGATTCCAGTTTCAGCGTTGACTCTGAtgaagattatttttattcatctccagaagacgaagaagaatttTTAACAAAGGAGTTCTCAACTGCATATGAAGACCTTCACGCTGAAAGATTGAGCACATTAAGTAAATCAGAACTGATACAGGAATATCTTCAGTTAGAAGCAAAAGTAGATTTATTGACAAAACGGTTACGTGGTAAAAATTTCCACCAAACAGAACAACGAGACTTGGAAAGCAACAGTAGTAGTACAGATTCAGAATCagcaaaaaaattaaaaatctgtcAGCAACGGATCGATGATTTAATGCAACAGAATGAACAGTTAAAACGGGAAAATGAATCATTGAGAGCTAAGAGGCACAGCAGTCCAGTTTCAAGTGTTGATAGCGAAAGCGACAGTGATAGTACAAGTAATGGGAATAGGAGCAGATGTAGTTGTCTCCTTCCAAATTCTAGCTCTTCTTCGGAACTTATGGGATATGTTTCTAGAAGTAAAAGTAGTCAAAGAAAAGATAGTTCTGTGTCTAGTACTGATAGTAAAAGTGATACTTGTGATAGTAGCTCAAGTGATAATTCTAAGGCATCTATGACTCCAGTTAATCTTTCAAATGGTCATGTAAACGTTCAAAAAATTGATGGTCTCCCTACATAA
- the LOC100651197 gene encoding aldo-keto reductase family 1 member A1, giving the protein MQTVRLLSGYDMPTVGLGTWQAKPEEIEEVVIAALDAGYRHIDTAFNYNNEEAIGAVLKEWFRKGGKREDLFITSKLPNFGNRPSDVEKFINLSLKRLGLDYLDMYLIHMPFAFKLDESTCTSAINEDGSFILDLDTDPVSVWKEMEEQVRKGRTKSIGLSNFNEKQILNIWENAQIKPSNLQVELHAYLQQNSLRQLCQTHNIIITAYSPLGSPGAKTHFQTKYNHNVEDFPDVLGHPIVQKISTEHKRSPAQVLLRYSLQLNVVVIPKSKSPERVKANIDLFSFSLNEEEMKILSTLDKGVRGRIFNFLFFKGVENHPHYPFKDELQS; this is encoded by the exons ATGCAAACAGTACGATTGTTATCAGGGTATGACATGCCTACTGTGGGTTTGGGTACATGGCAG GCTAAACCTGAAGAAATTGAAGAAGTTGTGATAGCTGCTTTAGATGCTGGCTATAGACACATTGATACtgcatttaattataataatgaagAAGCAATAGGAGCAGTATTAAAAGAATGGTTTAGAAAAGGTGGGAAGCGTGAAGATCTTTTTATTACTTCAAAG TTACCTAATTTTGGTAATCGACCATCAGATGTAGAgaagtttattaatttatcactGAAAAGACTTGGTTTGGATTATTTGGATATGTATTTAATCCACATGCCTTTTGCCTTTAAATTAGATGAAAGTACTTGTACCTCAGCAATTAATGAAGATGGAAGTTTTATATTGGATCTTGATACAGATCCTGTTTCAGTGTGGAAG GAAATGGAAGAACAAGTAAGAAAAGGTCGTACAAAGTCTATAGGTTTaagtaattttaatgaaaaacaaattttaaatatatgggAGAATGCACAAATTAAGCCAAGTAACTTGCAA gtGGAATTACATGCATATCTGCAACAAAATTCGCTACGGCAATTGTGTCAAACGcacaatattattataacaGCCTACAGCCCCTTGGGATCACCAGGAGCTAAAACGCATTTTCAAACGAAATATAATCATAATGTTGAAGACTTTCCAGATGTTCTGGGACATCCAATAGTACAAAAAATAAGCACAGAACATAAACGATCACCAGCACAAGTTTTACTACGTTACTCATTACAATTAAATGTTGTTGTAATTCCAAAAAGTAAATCTCCCGAGAGAGTTAAGGCAAACATTGATTtatttagtttttcattaaatgaagaagaaatgaaaattttgagtACCTTAGACAAAGGTGTACGtggaagaatttttaatttcttgttttttaaggg GGTCGAGAATCATCCACATTATCCATTTAAGGATGAATTACAGtcctaa
- the LOC100650765 gene encoding DNA replication licensing factor Mcm5 yields the protein MEGFDDPGIFFSDNFSVGESNETRTNFQHSKKKFMEFIRQFHEGNFNYKYRDILKRNYNLGQYWVEINLEDLAAFDESLAEKVYKHPTEYLPILEEAAKDLADELTAPRPPDEEKVEDIQILLSSDAHPSSLRGIKPDAVSKLIKIPGIIVSASGIRAKATKIAIQCRSCRSMQTNISIKPGLEGYVLPRKCTTEQAGRPKCPLDPFFIMPDKCHCVDFQVLKLQELPDQIPQGEMPRHLQLYCDRYLCDRIVPGNRVLILGIYSIKKVTKTTGNRGRDKALIGVRAPYMRVIGISTDGENTGSGIHSCFTNEEEDLFRRLASDTNLYERIARSIAPSIFGALDIKKAIACLLFGGSRKRMPDGLCRRGDINILMLGDPGTAKSQLLKFVERVAPIAIYTSGKGSSAAGLTASVLRDPVTRNFVMEGGAMVLADGGVVCIDEFDKMKEDDRVAIHEAMEQQTISIAKAGITTTLNTRCSVLAAANSIFGRWDEIKGEENIDFMPTILSRFDMIFIVKDEHEQNKDVTLAKHVMNIHTNAGQVTEQLAEGELPLHILKKYIHYCRTRCGPRLSKEAGEKLKHRYVVMRASTREHEKDMEKRLSIPITVRQLEAVIRISESLAKMQLQPFATQIHVNEALRLFQVSTLDAAMSGSLAGAEGFTSDEDHEMLSRIEKQLKRRFPIGNQVSEQNIVKDFVKQAYPERAIYKVIHTMIRRGELQHRMQRKMLYRLH from the exons ATGGAAGGATTTGATGACCCAGGAATATTCTTTTCCGATAATTTCTCAGTAGGTGAATCTAATGAGACGCGAACTAATTTTCAACATTCGAAGAAGAAGTTTATGGAATTCATTAGACAATTCCACGAGGGGAactttaattacaaatatag agaTATTTTAAAACGTAATTATAATTTGGGTCAATATTGGGTAGAAATTAATTTAGAAGATCTGGCAGCTTTTGATGAATCACTCGCAGAAAAAGTTTACAAGCATCCAACTGAATATTTACCTATCTTGGAAGAAGCTGCAAAAGATTTAGCGGATGAACTTACAGCTCCAAGACCACCAGATGAAGAAAAAGTTGAAgacatacaaattttattatcttcAGATGCACATCCAAGTTCCTTAAGAGGAATCAAA ccTGATGCAGTTTCTAAACTTATTAAAATACCTGGTATTATTGTTTCTGCATCTGGAATTAGGGCAAAAGCGACAAAAATTGCTATACAATGTCGTTCTTGTAGAAGCATGCAAactaatatttcaattaaacctGGTTTAGAAGGATATGTTTTGCCTAGAAAATGTACAACAGAACAAGCAGGAAGGCCAAAATGCCCTCTGGATCCATTTTTTATAATGCCAGATAAATGTCATTGTGTTGATTTTCAAGTTCTCAAACTGCAAGAATTGCCAGATCAAATTCCACAGGGTGAAATGCCAAGACATTTACAATTGTATTGCGATCGCTATTTATGTGATAGAATTGTACCAGGCAATAGAGTTCTCATTTTGGGCATATATTCAATTAAGAAAGTTACTAAAACTACTGGTAATAGAGGAAGAGATAAAGCATTAATTGGTGTTCGAGCACCATATATGAGGGTTATTGGTATTTCTACAGATGGAGAAAATACAGGCAGTg GTATTCATTCATGCTTTACAAATGAAGAAGAAGATTTATTTAGACGTCTTGCTTCAGACACTAATTTATATGAAAGAATTGCAAGAAGTATAGCTCCCAGCATTTTTGGTGCATTGGATATTAAAAAAGCTATAGCTTGCCTATTGTTTGGTGGTTCTAGAAAAAGAATGCCTGATGGACTTTGTAGAAGAGGAgacattaatattttaatgttaggTGATCCTGGTACAGCTAAATCAcagttattaaaatttgtagaaAGAGTTGCACCAATTGCAATTTACACGTCTGGGAAAGGAAGTTCAGCAGCTGGTTTAACAGCATCAGTCTTAAGAGATCCAGTAACA AGGAATTTTGTCATGGAAGGAGGTGCTATGGTTCTTGCAGATGGTGGTGTTGTTTGCATAGATGAATTTGATAAAATGAAAGAGGATGATAGAGTTGCAATACATGAAGCTATGGAACAACAAACAATATCTATTGCAAAAGCAGGAATAACTACAACATTAAATACTCGTTGTTCCGTTCTAGCAGCGGCAAATTCGATATTTGGTCGTTGGGATGagataaaaggagaagaaaatattgattttatgcCAACAATTTTATCGCGTTTCGACATGATATTTATTGTTAAAGATGAACACGAGCAAAATAAAGATGTAACACTAGCAAAACATGTAATGAATATCCATACCAATGCTGGTCAAGTTACAGAACAACTGGCGGAAGGAGAACTACCACTGcacattttaaaaaaatatatccaCTATTGTAGAAC TCGTTGTGGTCCGAGACTTAGTAAAGAGGCAGGAGAGAAATTAAAACATCGTTATGTTGTAATGCGAGCTAGTACCAGAGAACATGAGAAAGATATGGAAAAGAGATTATCCATTCCCATAACAGTTCGTCAATTGGAAGCTGTAATAAGAATTTCAGAATCTTTAGCTAAAATGCAATTACAACCTTTCGCTACACAAATCCATGTGAACGAAGCGCTTAGACTTTTCCAAGTATCTACTTTAGATGCTGCAATGTCAGGGTCTTTAGCTG GTGCAGAAGGATTTACCTCGGATGAAGATCATGAAATGTTATCACGTATCGAAAAACAATTAAAACGTAGATTTCCTATTGGAAATCAAGTATCGGAGCAAAATATTGTTAAAGATTTTGTAAAACAAGCATATCCAGAACGTGCTATTTACAAAGTTATACACACAATGATACGACGTGGAGAACTTCAGCATCGTATGCAACGTAAAATGTTGTACAGATTACACTGA